Below is a genomic region from Elusimicrobiota bacterium.
GATTCGAGGCTGGAGCCGTCGGCCACCAACCCGTCTTTGGCCAGCGCGCCGGCCGGGTTCGCCGCCACGAGGCGCAAATCCGAAATCAGGACTTCGCCCGACCCGCCGTCGCCCGCCGCGGCGACCGCGATGTAGAGATCCTTCACGGCGCCCAGGGTTTGGTCCCCGCCCCACCAGTAGCTGAAATCGGCCTCGGTGAAGGTCACCTGCGCCCAATCCCCGTCCGTCGTTAAGGACGGACGTTTGACGCCGTAATTGGTGTCGTCTTCGTCCACGAGCTTGATTTCCAGGTTGTTGGCGGCTCCTTTGCCCTTCATCCAAAACGAAATCGCCTTGCCCCGGAAGCTGGGGATGGAGAAGGATTTGTTAATCGCCACCCATTTCCCCGTGCCCATCAAGTAGCTGATCTTCATGGCCGAACCGTTTTTGCCCTGAGCCTGGGACAGTTTAAGTTCCGACCCGGTGTCCTTGGCCGACGCCCAGTCGATGCGATCGAAGTTGTCCAAGATCACGCCGCCGCCCGCCGCCGCTTTTTTCTCCGGGGCCGCTTTTTTCGCCGCGGGGGCTCCGCCTTTGCTTTTCGCCAGAACCGGCAGGGGGCTCCAGGCCATCATCAGACCCAGCGCCAGCGCCGTCCCTTTTCGCAAGTTGTTCATCGTTCCGCTCCTTTGAGAAGATTCCTGAGAATGCATGAAAAATCTATTCCTTGAGCCCCGTCGTCGCGATGCCGCGGATCACGTACTTCTGAGCGGCCAGGAAAACCACCAGCACCGGCAAAACCACGACGGTGGCGGCGGCCATGAGCAGCCCGAAGTCCGTCGGATGCTGGCCGTTCAAATTGGCCAAGGCGACGGGCAGGGTGTAGCCGTCCTCCCGCACCATGACGATCAGCGGCCAGAGAAAATCGTTCCAGGACCCGATGAACGTGAAGATGCTGAGCGTGGCCAGGACCGGCTTGCAGAGGGGCAGCACCACGCTCCAATAGATCCGGAATTCCGAGCACCCGTCGATTCGGGCCGATTCGATCAGATCGTTGGGGATCGACATCATGAACTGGCGAATGAGGAAAATGCCGAACACGTTGGCGCACACGGGCACGATGAGTCCCAGGAAACTGTTCAAGAATCCCATTTTTTTGAGCAGAAGAAAAACGGGGATCATCGTCAACTGGCCGGGCACCATCATCGTGGCCAGGAGGAAGCTGAATATTTTGTCCCGGTGGCGGAACCGGTGCTTGGCGAAAGCGTAGCCGGCCATGGAATTGACGAAAAGGCTCAAGACGGTGATGGCGACCGAAACGAGAACGCTGTTGCGAAAATGGACCAGGAAATTCACTTCCCGCACCAATTGCGCGTACCATTGAAGCGTCGGCTCCCGGGGGATCCACGTCGGAGGGTAGGTGAACAGCCCGCCCCCGGTTTTAAACGACGTCGAGATCATCCAAAAAAACGGCATCAGCGTCGCGGCCGCGGCGACGGCCAGGAGAAGATGCACGCTCCCGGCGGCGACGGCGTCGGACATCCAGCGCTTGCTTCGGGCGCTCACACGAACACCTCGAAACCGCTCTTCTTAAGGCGCATCTGCGCGAAGGTGAACATGAAGATGAGCCCGAAGAGAGCGTAGCTGATGGCCGAAGCGTAGCCCAGGTTGAAAAACCGAAAACCGTGGTTGTACATGT
It encodes:
- a CDS encoding carbohydrate ABC transporter permease, giving the protein MSDAVAAGSVHLLLAVAAAATLMPFFWMISTSFKTGGGLFTYPPTWIPREPTLQWYAQLVREVNFLVHFRNSVLVSVAITVLSLFVNSMAGYAFAKHRFRHRDKIFSFLLATMMVPGQLTMIPVFLLLKKMGFLNSFLGLIVPVCANVFGIFLIRQFMMSIPNDLIESARIDGCSEFRIYWSVVLPLCKPVLATLSIFTFIGSWNDFLWPLIVMVREDGYTLPVALANLNGQHPTDFGLLMAAATVVVLPVLVVFLAAQKYVIRGIATTGLKE